CGGGACGGAAGCCCGGCTGCTCGGCCCTCAGCGCTTCCAGCAGGGCGATGCTGCCTGCCGCATTGCCGCTTGCCAGGCGGGCGCGGGCGGCGCCCAGGCGCAGTTCGGCGTCGCGTGCGAAGGGGCCCTGCAGGCAGGCGTCGTACTGCCCGGCGGCTTGCGCGGCCTGGCCGGTTTCGAGCAGGGCCCGGGCCAGGCGCATCTGGTTGTGCGCGGTCGGGGTCAGCTCGAAGGCGCGCTGGGCCTCGCGCACCTCGCGGCCCGGGTCCAGGCTGGCCTGCAGCGCGCGGCCGGCCCTGGCCGCCGAGTGGTCCAGGCGGGTGGAGGGCAGGAACACGGCGAAGAAATACACGACGCTGCCCAGCAGGGGGAACAGGAACAGCACGAGCAGCCAGTACATTTCGCGCCGCGTACGCACCGCGTGCACCGCAAAAAAGATGGCGATGAGGATGTGGATTCCGATTCCGAAGACTTGCATGGGCTGGGGCTGACTGAGTAAGGAAGGCCGACAGGATAGCCGATGTGGCGCGGCTGGTGCTTGGCCGGCTCTTATCTGCGCAGCTCCGACATGATCTTCTCGGCCAGGAAGTCGCAGGGCGGCCGCTTCGATTTGCTGCTTCTCGCCAGGATGACCTCGAGCGGATCGATCTCCGGCAGGCCCTGCGCCTGGCCGAGCAGGCTGAGGTGGCCGGGCACGGCGCAGCGCGCCAGCGGCGCGATGGCGAGTCCCGCTTCGACCATGCTGAGCAGGCCCATCAGGCTCGGGCTCTCGTACGAGGTCCGGTAGGGGATCTTCGCCCGCTCCAGGCTGCGGATCGCATTTTCGCGCGCCACGCTGCCGGGCAGGAACACCGCGATCGGCAGCGGCCGCTCCTTCCAGATCTCCTGGGCGCTGGGGTTGGCCGCCCACACCATCGGCTCGAAGCGCACGAACTCGCCGGACAGCCCTTTCACGCGCGTGGCGCACACCAGGTCGACCGAGCCGTCCTTGACCATCGGCGCCAGCGCCACGCTGGGCAGCCCGACCACCTGGATCTCGACCTTCGGATAGGTGGCGGAAAACTTCTTCAGGATCCCCGGCAGCAGGGACGAGGCGTAGTCGTCGGGCACGCCGATCACGACGCGTCCGGTGATGTCCGGCCGTACCACCGCGGCCCAGGCTTCGTCGCGCAGCGCGAGCATGCGGCGCGCGTAGGTCAGCAGCACCTCGCCGTCCTGGGTCGGCGTGACGCTGCGCGGCTTGCGCACGAACAGCGGCTTGCCGAGCGCATCTTCGAGCGTCTTGATCTGCATGCTCACCGCCGATTGCGAGCGGTGCACGACTTCGGCCGCGCGGCTGATGTTGCCCGTGTCGGCCACCGCCACGATCATCGTCAGGACATCCAGGTCGAGTGCTTTCATCGGTATTAAAATAAAATTAAGTATCAGAAAAATTGATCGTTACGATCAATATTATGCGATTTTCTTGGACTGCGCGCTGGTGCATAGTAGTGACAAAGGAGCCCGAACATGAACGCACGCCTCGATCCAGCTGTCCTCGCCACGCCCGAACTGGCTTTCGCCACCCTGCCGTCCGGCATCCGCATGCCCTATGTGGCCAGCGGGTCCGGCGAGCCGATGGTGTTCGTGCACGGATCGCTGTGCGACTACCGCTACTGGAACGCGCAGACGGCGGTGCTGTCGCAGCAGTTCCACTGCGTGTCGGTAAGCCTCAGCCATTACTGGCCGCTGGCCGATGCCGAAGCAGACGCTCAAGGAGAGTTCGGCTGGAAGGCGCACGTCGCCGAACTGGCCGCCTTCATCGCCGCCATGAATCTCGGTCCGGTGCACCTGGTGGGCCATTCGCGCGGCGGCTGCGTCGCCTTCCACCTGGCGCACGAATTCCCGGCGCTGGTGAAAACGCTGACGCTGGCGGACCCGGGCGGCGCCCTGCAGGTCGAGGGACAGCCGGAGGCGGCCCTGCCGCCGGCGACGGTACGGCTGCGTGCGCAGGCGGCCGGCCTGATCGAGGACGGCGACATCGAAGCCGGCCTCGAAATCTTCGTCGACTCGGTCAGCATGCCCGGCATCTGGCGCAAGAGCCCGACCGGCTTCCGCACCATGGCGATCGATAACGCGGCCACGCTGCCCAAGCAGTTCCGCGATCCCTTGCCCGCCTATACGCGCACCGCGGCCCGCGCCCTCAAGTGCCCGACCCTGCTGATCGCGGGAGAACGCAGCCCGCGCATGTACCGCGACAATGTCGACAAGCTGGCGGAGTGGATCGGGCACGTGGACAAGCGTTCCATCGCGGGCGCCTCGCACGGGATGAACGTCACGCACGCGGCGCCTTTCAACCGCCTCGTCCAGGCCTTCGCCAGCGTGTAAGGCTGTTTATTCAGTCGAGCCACGGATGGGCCGCCAGCCAGCGGCCCAGTTCATTGTCGTTCGCGCACTGCAGCTTGCTGAAGATGTTGGCGCGGTGGGTCTCCACCGAGCGCGGGCCGCAGGGCGGCACCAGGACGCGCGCGATTTCCTTGTTCGGCTGGCCCAGGCCCACCAGGCGCGCCACTTCACGCTCGCGCGGCGTCAGCTCGGCCCACAGGCGCAGCGCCTGGGCGCGGGCTCTGGCCAGGGCGATGGCGGCCGGCAGCTTGTCGAGCAGCTGCCGGGTGTCCGGTTTCTCGACCCAGTCGTAGGCGCCGCGCCGCACCGCTTCGAGGGCGGTCTGGATGTCGCCGTGCGCGGACAGGAACAGCGTCACCAGCGGACTGTGCTCCGCCAGCAGGCGCTCGAACACGGCCAGGCCGCTCATCCCCTTCATGCGCAGGTCGAGGATCACGCAGCCCGGCTGGCGCATGTCGACGGCCTCGAGGAAGGCTTCGCCGGACTCGAAGGCCTGCACCGCCAGCCCCTGGGAAAACAGCAGCAGCAGCAGGGAACGGCGGAGGGCTTCGTCGTCGTCGACGACGTAGAGCGTGAGCGGCATGTCTTTCATGGCACGGTGGGCAAGGTGAAGGAAAAGGCGGCGCCGCCCCCTGGACGGTTTTCGACGGTCATGAAACCGCCGTGGGCTTCGACGATGGTGCGGCAGATGTTCAGTCCCAGTCCAAGGCCGTCCGGCTTGGTGGTGAAGAAGGGCGCGAACACCTGTTCGAGCTGGTCGGCCGGAATGCCCGGCCCCTGGTCGGCAAC
This window of the Massilia sp. WG5 genome carries:
- a CDS encoding LysR family transcriptional regulator, which gives rise to MKALDLDVLTMIVAVADTGNISRAAEVVHRSQSAVSMQIKTLEDALGKPLFVRKPRSVTPTQDGEVLLTYARRMLALRDEAWAAVVRPDITGRVVIGVPDDYASSLLPGILKKFSATYPKVEIQVVGLPSVALAPMVKDGSVDLVCATRVKGLSGEFVRFEPMVWAANPSAQEIWKERPLPIAVFLPGSVARENAIRSLERAKIPYRTSYESPSLMGLLSMVEAGLAIAPLARCAVPGHLSLLGQAQGLPEIDPLEVILARSSKSKRPPCDFLAEKIMSELRR
- a CDS encoding response regulator transcription factor; this translates as MKDMPLTLYVVDDDEALRRSLLLLLFSQGLAVQAFESGEAFLEAVDMRQPGCVILDLRMKGMSGLAVFERLLAEHSPLVTLFLSAHGDIQTALEAVRRGAYDWVEKPDTRQLLDKLPAAIALARARAQALRLWAELTPREREVARLVGLGQPNKEIARVLVPPCGPRSVETHRANIFSKLQCANDNELGRWLAAHPWLD
- a CDS encoding alpha/beta fold hydrolase, with product MNARLDPAVLATPELAFATLPSGIRMPYVASGSGEPMVFVHGSLCDYRYWNAQTAVLSQQFHCVSVSLSHYWPLADAEADAQGEFGWKAHVAELAAFIAAMNLGPVHLVGHSRGGCVAFHLAHEFPALVKTLTLADPGGALQVEGQPEAALPPATVRLRAQAAGLIEDGDIEAGLEIFVDSVSMPGIWRKSPTGFRTMAIDNAATLPKQFRDPLPAYTRTAARALKCPTLLIAGERSPRMYRDNVDKLAEWIGHVDKRSIAGASHGMNVTHAAPFNRLVQAFASV